The genomic interval CTACCTCACTGCTGGTATCGTCTGTGGCATGTGGACACTGCTCGCTGGTGCGCCAGAATGGGCGATGCTGGCGATTCCTATCCATTTGTCTGGAGACCGTGGGCTCTTTGGTAACACCTATAAACCAACGTCACTCCCATTCGAGCCATTCACTATTACGCAGACGATCACCAATCCAGCCGCGCTGGTCCATAAGGATGCCAAATGAGTGCAGTGCAACAACTCAAGTTCGTACCACTGCGCCCTCTAGCGCGAGAAGAGGCTATCGATCACCCTTCTGGTTATCTCGCCCTCTCGTCCCAGAATCAGCGCTTCATGCTCGATAGCACTCCTGGTTTTATCGCCTATCGAGTCCAGGGCAAACATTTTATTGCCCTAGGTGGTGTCCATGCCCCGCTTAGCAGCCGTGCGATACTGCTCGATGGCTTTCTTGCCGAAGCTGACAGACAAGGCTGTGGCGTTGTGGTTGTACAAGTAGGTCAATCGCAGCTTGAGCTCTTTCATTCACGCGGTTTCACGGTGAATCAATTTGGTACAACCTACGGGCTTGATCTACGTCACTTCTCGTTAGCGGGAACAAAGCGTGTCAAGCTTCGTCACAAGATCAAACAAGCACAAACGGCGGACTTACAAGTCTTAGAGGTTGGTCGGTCGTTCCCTGCTAATGCAACGACCTTTGCCCAGTTGCATCAAATTAGCAACGCATGGCTTCGCGCCAAAGGAAAAAAGGAACTGGATTTCATGATCGGTGAACTTGGCACCCCACAAGAAACCGAACGGCGCATCTTTGTCGTCACCGACGCGCACTACCACTTCCAGGGTTTCATCACCTATGTTCCGGTCTGGGGTGAGCACCCAGGATACCTGCACGACCTTACGCGCCGCCTTCCCGATGCTCCCACTGGCACGATGGAGCTGTGCAACGCTCATGCGATTGAGCGATTTGTCGCCGAGGGCGTACGATATCTACACTTCGGGTTTACTCCGTTCATCACCGATGGAGTGAAAGAGCCACACGGAAGTCGTCTTGTCACTACGCTTGTCCACCTGCTCGGCACCTATGGAAGTGCGGTCTATCCAGCGCAGCGCCAAGTCCAATACAAACTGAAATGGGGGCCAGACTTCGTTGAACGGGAATTTCTTGCTTGCCGTCCACTTTCTCTTCGCGCCATCATTGACCTCCTCATTCTGACGCGCTCAGTGTAGGCAGCCGTTATGATCAAAACAAAACGTATCCGACTGATTGTGAATCCGAGCGCTCGCTCCGGTCGCGGCCAGCGCACCCTAAACCGTCAAGAGCTGGATTCTTTTTGCACTCCGGGAGTCCGAGTTGAGTGGATCGAAAGCCGCTGCGCCGCACATCTGCAACACTTAGTGCACGCAGCGCAAAGTGACACACTTGACGCCATCGGCCTCGCCGGTGGAGACGGAACTGTCATGTTGGCGCTCAGTGCTCTCACCGGACCGAATCGCGTCCCGCTCGCCATCTTGCCAATTGGTTCAGGAAACGATTTTGCCAAAGATATCGGCGTACCACGCTCAGTCTCTGAAGCATTCCGCACGCTTCTCAACGGCACCCCACGCTGGGTTGATGTCGCGCGTGCTACGCCAGCTGGGGACCGTTATTGCTGCGTTGCCTCAGTCGGTCTTGATGAATGTGCATTGCAGCTCATTCATCACTCGTGGCTTCCTCGCTCAAAAGTGCTGAACGTTTATGCCGCCGTGCGTGCACTCCTCACGTACCAGCCACAACCTGTGCGGATCGCCTGGGACGGTGGACAATTTGCAGGGCCGGTCATGTTTGCTGCGGTCACTAATACGCGCAGTTACGGTGGCGGATTCAAGGTCAGCCCAGAGGCTCAGGTTGATGACGGGCAATTGAATCTTTGTATCGTCCGAAACACTCCCAAACTGCGCCTTCTTCACCAGTTTCCGCGCATCCTCAAGGGAACGCACGGAATGATGCCTGAGGTTACTCTCGCTTCAAGCCCATGGGTCCGACTAGAGAGCCTTAACAGTGCACTACCAGTGTCCCTCGATGGAGAACTGCCACAGACAACAACGCCGATTGAATTACGGTGTGAACCGCGAGCCGTGCAGGTTTTGGTACCAAGGAGTGTAGTGTAGGTGAGTAATAAGGACGGCACATTCGATGTGATTGTGGTCGGTGCTGGTGTCGGTGGCGCAGCGTTTGCTTTAGCTCTTGCGCACGCCTATTCCGTGCGTGTCCTGGTACTCGAACGTCATCCAGGTCCTGGGAATATCAACCGCGGAGACAGCCTGTTACCAACCGTTACTGCCCATCTCTCAGCATGGGGTGCGTTGGAACGCTGCTATACCGCTGGTGCACAACGACTGACACGTATGCAAGTGTTCCATCGTCACGCCGGTCTGTTGCTCGATGCACCACTCACGCAACCCGAGAGTCAATATCCCTATCTGGTCCTTCCCCATCCAGAAATCGAACGTACCCTGGCAGATACTGCACTGGCCACTGGGCACGTCTTCATCCGCTATCGCTGTCACGTTACACAGCTCAACGAAGACCAAGGGCGTATCACTGGCCTCACATTCGTTGATGAAGCTGGACACACTCAACAGGTTTACGCCAGGTTGGTGGTTGGGGCAGACGGCTCTTCGTCAGCGGTGCGGAACGCACTTGGCATTCCGCTAGTGCGCGTCCCTTATAACCATAGCTTCTTTGTCGTTGATGTCGGACGTCCATCTCACTACGAAGATGCGTTGCGGGTCGAACTGCATCCAGCCGGCGGCATTCTCATTGTCCCTGGTGTGGGTGGCGTAGCTCTGGCGGCATTGATCCGTCGCGAAGATGAAGCGCAATTTCGTTCGTGGTCCCTGGAGCAACGCATCGCGGCCATTGCCCAGCGATCGAGCTTGTTAGCAGGAGTGCAGGCGTTTCCCAAAAGTGCACATCTGTATCAACTGGCCCGTGCACATGCACCACGGTATACCGCACGCGGTGCAGTACTCCTCGGCGATGCAGTGCACTTGACGAATCCAACAGCCGGACAAGGGATGACAATGGCAATTGGCGATGCGGCAGCTCTTGCTCGCCACGTCGGACCAGCGCTAGTAACCGAAGGCCGCTCAACCGCGATCGATGCGGCACTCACAGCCTACGAGGCTGAACGACGCCCGGTGAATGTAGGATTAATACGCTGGTCGCACTGGCTGAGCCGTATCTACGCGTTGGGCGGTCCAGTCAGTGATGCTCTTCATCGCTATGTGTTTGCCTTTGGTGGCTCACCGCTGGGGCGTTACCTGCATCACACTATCTGGACCCGTGTCGCGATGGAGAAAGGATGGGCCTTATGACAACAAACCATCCCCAAACCTCATCACAGGATGCTCGCCGGCGTGGGCGTGACGTTTTTCTCCGGTTCTCGTCAGTCCCGCGAAAGCGGGAATCTAGGTCCCCCGAGGGTCAGTGGGTCATCTCTCGTCGCGATGATCTGTTGTGGTTTCAAGGATCGGCGTTGGTTGGACTCGCGCTGTTAGTCTGTTTCAGCCAGACTCCCGCATTGACGAATGCGACCTACAATGCCACACACCCAGCAGTGTTACTCTTATTGTTGTGGGGCATTGTCTTCGATGGCACCCACGTGTGGGCGACATACACACGCAGTTATCTAGCCCCGGACCAACCCTCACGGAGTGCACTACCAGGCGTATGGTCATGGGGAGTTGTGTTTGTCGGTCCGCTCCTTGCTTTGCTTGATTATTGGCTCTGCGCTCCCTCCCCCTCACAGCTTGCTCAAGCTGGATTGTTGTTTCGGGCATTTCTTGTGGTTGCTTACCTCTGGGCATATTGGCATCTGGTGCGGCAGCACTATGGCTTTCTCATGCTGTATCGTCGGAGCGCCGGAGAAACCAGTCGAGCCGGTGCGCGTCTCGATGCCTTCGTCTTGTGGGCAGGGTGTTTGTATCCCTATCTGCGTTTCTCTCTGAGTAATGCCTACAGTCAGAGCGGCTTGCTACCAACTGTCCCTTCTGCGTTGCATGCTTCTGCTCGCTTCGGACTCGATGTCGCCGTTGTGTTGACCCTGACCGTACTCTTAGGATTGATCGTGACCGAACGCTGGGAACGCCTGCAACTCGGACCCAAACATCTGTTTCTTACCATCGTTATCGCATTTCATCTCCTAGTCTTCTCTATATTAGAGAATCTCCTTACTCTGACTGCGACACTGACGATTTTTCACAACCTGCAGTATCATCGTATCGTCTGGCAGTACGAGCATGGCCTCGGACGTATCCCGATGGGAAACCTCGCAACGTATCTTTTCGTGGGAGTCCTCTTTGGCGTCGCCTGGTATGGCCCACGCTTTGGCGGCGTTGCGGTCGCACAGTCGGACTTAACTCGCAACATTCTTCTTGGCTTGGGGTGGGGTTTCGCTTTTCACCACTATGTGGTCGACGGCATGATCTGGCATGTACGCCGCTCACCGGCGGTGGTGGCCGCACTTGCAGCAAGGCAGGTGCACGCATGACTCCTTCGCTCCCTATCTGGTTTGAGGCGCAACCATCACCATATCCTCGTTTTCCCGGCGGCAGACAGCGAGTTGACGTCGCTGTAATTGGTGGAGGTTTTGCAGGGCTCTCAGCAGCATATCACGTGCTGCGACGACAACCTGGGGTACGAGTCGTTGTTCTTGAAGCTGAGCGGCTAGGAGCTGGAGCATCTGGACGCACCACTGGCATGCTCAGCCCAGGTGTAGGGCAGAACCTGGCGGCCGTAGTTCGCCGATTCGGTCTTGCACCAGCACAAGCGTTGTATCGAGCGACTTTGCAAGCAATTGAGGATGTCAACGTACTGA from Deltaproteobacteria bacterium carries:
- a CDS encoding diacylglycerol kinase family lipid kinase; protein product: MIKTKRIRLIVNPSARSGRGQRTLNRQELDSFCTPGVRVEWIESRCAAHLQHLVHAAQSDTLDAIGLAGGDGTVMLALSALTGPNRVPLAILPIGSGNDFAKDIGVPRSVSEAFRTLLNGTPRWVDVARATPAGDRYCCVASVGLDECALQLIHHSWLPRSKVLNVYAAVRALLTYQPQPVRIAWDGGQFAGPVMFAAVTNTRSYGGGFKVSPEAQVDDGQLNLCIVRNTPKLRLLHQFPRILKGTHGMMPEVTLASSPWVRLESLNSALPVSLDGELPQTTTPIELRCEPRAVQVLVPRSVV
- a CDS encoding FAD-dependent monooxygenase; translation: MSNKDGTFDVIVVGAGVGGAAFALALAHAYSVRVLVLERHPGPGNINRGDSLLPTVTAHLSAWGALERCYTAGAQRLTRMQVFHRHAGLLLDAPLTQPESQYPYLVLPHPEIERTLADTALATGHVFIRYRCHVTQLNEDQGRITGLTFVDEAGHTQQVYARLVVGADGSSSAVRNALGIPLVRVPYNHSFFVVDVGRPSHYEDALRVELHPAGGILIVPGVGGVALAALIRREDEAQFRSWSLEQRIAAIAQRSSLLAGVQAFPKSAHLYQLARAHAPRYTARGAVLLGDAVHLTNPTAGQGMTMAIGDAAALARHVGPALVTEGRSTAIDAALTAYEAERRPVNVGLIRWSHWLSRIYALGGPVSDALHRYVFAFGGSPLGRYLHHTIWTRVAMEKGWAL
- a CDS encoding DUF2156 domain-containing protein, which encodes MSAVQQLKFVPLRPLAREEAIDHPSGYLALSSQNQRFMLDSTPGFIAYRVQGKHFIALGGVHAPLSSRAILLDGFLAEADRQGCGVVVVQVGQSQLELFHSRGFTVNQFGTTYGLDLRHFSLAGTKRVKLRHKIKQAQTADLQVLEVGRSFPANATTFAQLHQISNAWLRAKGKKELDFMIGELGTPQETERRIFVVTDAHYHFQGFITYVPVWGEHPGYLHDLTRRLPDAPTGTMELCNAHAIERFVAEGVRYLHFGFTPFITDGVKEPHGSRLVTTLVHLLGTYGSAVYPAQRQVQYKLKWGPDFVEREFLACRPLSLRAIIDLLILTRSV
- a CDS encoding FAD-dependent oxidoreductase, with the protein product MTPSLPIWFEAQPSPYPRFPGGRQRVDVAVIGGGFAGLSAAYHVLRRQPGVRVVVLEAERLGAGASGRTTGMLSPGVGQNLAAVVRRFGLAPAQALYRATLQAIEDVNVLIATEGINCQLEMNGQIIVARSQAGRARISATAALLQHLALPGELLESVLKKGLVSLRDEYTAASLSNGPDHDRMDTIEELLSPGLS